tattgcttacCTGCAGTGTCTCCACAAACAGAGGCATTGGATTGGTCAAGGCTCTGTAGGATTCCactatatgaaataaaataatcattacagtatttttactgaacaaacaaaaagtctATCATGTGAAACATGTTTGGTATACTCTTAAACAATGAGAAAACATAACCATACCCAGTAGTGACATTGTAGTTTGCTGGAATTGCCAGGCACCTCTTTTTGGCCATGTCCCACCCACAGTATGGGTCTCTGGAGAGAATGCACTCCCTGCAACTGTCTCCATATCGACTGCAGTCAGCCAATAGTAGGCGCTGGACTTCCATTGCTGTACCAATGTAAAGGTGACCCTGGAAGAAAATGCGGGATGAAAAAAAACCTTCTAGCCTGTTCAACACAGCTTACACATTCATCATGTTGAAACTAATGTCGCTCTTTCAAATACTGTCTCACAACACTCCAGTCTAACCTGTACTCTGCACTCCACCTGTACTTACAAAGTGTATTACTgtttaaaatggtttattttcTTGAGAGAAGAGTTTGTCTACAAAACGGAAGTGGGAACACATACTCTCTGTGAGTCGATGGCCATGTTAATGATGGGCCCCTCATTGTGAAACAGAGAATACTGGGATATAATAAAGGCTTCTTCAATGGTGTGGAGCACTTTTAGAATTTTTCCTTGTTCTGTAAAACAGAGTGAAACATGCACATTATATTAATCATTCCTAATCAGTGAGTTAGCAACATCCCTATTCAAACCATCTGtatggtttaaaaaatgttgtgcattctgaaagCCAAGGCTTTGTGATctaaaaagacaataccttttCAATAGGTCTAAAATCATTTCCTTAAAATGAGTAGTCAGTTACTTTTCTGTGTTAAGACCTTGCAAATCCACAAGAACATTACAGGTTTTGCCTTTTCTCTCACCTCACCTGTGCCCAGGTAGATGACACTGTAATGCTCTTCATTGACTGCCAGCACAGTGTCTGCTACAATGTGTGTGAAGTGGTCTTCAGTGGGCAGATCCAGCGGAACTTCTCCTACTGGCTGTATAATGTCCTCAATCTCGGGATGATCCCTAATAACTCCCAGCATTTTTGGGTTCTGAGCTGTTGTATGATTCTTAGGAGCACACTGGGGAAAAGATAAAACTGTgatgcaaatatgaaaataaaactgtgaTGCAAATGCAAATGCATGTGTATATGCAAACATGAGAGTACTTGAGGATGTGAAAGTGAACATCGTATACCATTCCATGTCGATTTCCAGTGACTGGGCTGTTGTACCCTTTAAGCTTTGACTTAGCAAACACCTGGTCAATGTCCTCAATTGAGTATGCACAGACTACAGTCGTGTCCCTATTACAAAATCAGAGGAAGACACATGCAGTCAATTTGAGTCGAGTTGATATGAATAAAACGTGTTTGGCAGTTATAGCAAAAATGTATTAATCTAGAAATTTGTGGAGAGAATGTAGAATTCTGAGttgtttttaaagaatgtaTTTGTACCGTGCTACTTCCACTCACCATGCATTGGAGAAAAGTCCATACATGACACCAGTACGATGTGGGGATGCCAACACAAATGCTCGCCTGATGTTGTTGTACTGCTGAGGGGTGCTGCCTGTCCCACACATCACACGAGCCTTCAGGAATGTAGTCCAAGAGTCAGGCAGCACTGTCTTAGTGCCCCCCTCATCATtctaacacacccacccacccacacgcacacacacacacacacacacacacacacacactaaacattaAACCATAAATAGTTCTGTACAGTCATTTCAATGTTCTCTAATGTTTAACAGCTTCCcatttaaaataagaaaaagttggatttgaTGCATATTACAATCATTTGCTGGCTGGGACAATCTCAATATATCTAATAAACCTAAGCAAGTACACTAGAATTGGCTACCATGCAAATTCGTCCAATTCGGGCCCTGTATGGTTCTTCATCCAGATCAGCCGTCTTGTTGATCTCACTGAAGAAAATGTAGATCTCCTCATTGTATTTTTGTGTTGCTGGAATGACTGAAGCTCCAGCAAACTGAGGGTctgatgaagagagagagagagagagagagagagagatcaagcaGCTGATGTTTCCTTAAACTAAAGCATTACAACTTTCTCCACTGTTAAATGTTTCACTTTCAAATACTTTCAGATGCATCAATTTCTCTACAATGCCTTGGATGTCAGGGGGATCCATTTCATTGATGCTTACATGCTAACTAATTCTCTATTGTGAAGGATTGAAACAAATATTGTTGTTTCAGGACTGCTCATTTCAAAGCAGGAAT
This genomic window from Ictalurus punctatus breed USDA103 chromosome 1, Coco_2.0, whole genome shotgun sequence contains:
- the si:ch211-113g11.6 gene encoding semaphorin-7A, which encodes MHPAILCAALFSTVLAEKSPRLKFTVKEPARFHFTKPENYMTVYHQQGSNVLYVGGQAVIYMIHFTQKGVQETQISAVADENVRHSCLAGSSSESECDNFITVIEKVNDTFVVCGTNAGTPKCWQLVNNTMLTDMPDNGQTISASDISPTITSQHSVSLSADGSLYSALSATEKQLGSIRRTYSSNKLLKTENKWLLNPQFAGASVIPATQKYNEEIYIFFSEINKTADLDEEPYRARIGRICMNDEGGTKTVLPDSWTTFLKARVMCGTGSTPQQYNNIRRAFVLASPHRTGVMYGLFSNAWDTTVVCAYSIEDIDQVFAKSKLKGYNSPVTGNRHGMCAPKNHTTAQNPKMLGVIRDHPEIEDIIQPVGEVPLDLPTEDHFTHIVADTVLAVNEEHYSVIYLGTEQGKILKVLHTIEEAFIISQYSLFHNEGPIINMAIDSQRGHLYIGTAMEVQRLLLADCSRYGDSCRECILSRDPYCGWDMAKKRCLAIPANYNVTTGGILQSLDQSNASVCGDTAALKIRSTIPKEVQMHKDGPVLLPCPVHSYHATYSWEKDNCIKRYPCTISGSSCVLGLNPDLPLKEGVFRCMATESGLKQEVVSYRLVFNAGPSATSPASTLALSLLLAMIGFFLQ